The genomic segment ATTTAGGGTTATGTTTACATCATTAGCCtttttattgtaaaaacaaGATTACGCACTGATGCGTGAGTCTGCAGGAAGCCCAAGGCCGATGCCTCCCTATCCAACAGAAAACTCCCATTTGCTAATTGGGTTATTCAAAGCCAGAGGGGTAAACTCAGCTGAGAACTGAAACTTCACCggagtctctcacacacacaaacacacacacactcacacacacacacacacacacacacacacacacaccatcatcataaTGAACCTCCCGATCCAGCCATAATTATCCAAGCAAACAAAATAGCAGAACAAAAAGGTGTCTTATTTtctataataaaatgtaaaatgcaaaataataatgttgttgGTTTAACCGATGtaactaaatgtattttaatcaaCTGTGGCTGATAATAATCTTGTGCAATGCATTTACGCAAATCATACTTTATCAGTAAATGTATAATCCTCAAACTTTAATATTGTACAATGATATTCCATATTATGCAGAGCAGTACAAGAAATTGAAACTTTTGTCATGCAAATAAAGTAGTCAAATAACTGTTCAGTCCATATGACACTGTCTTTCagcaataatatataatatttcaaaaataatatatCTTTTAAAGCAATTCAGGCCTGTATTGGTTAGTTCTATTATCCTGTAGTATATCTTTCATTGCCTTTAGAAGCCATTTATTAAATCTCTCAGACAGATGAAAATCATTACCAGTACAATGGTGACTGCTATCTGGCATCTTTTTCTCCCTTGATACCTTGTGGGATATGGTGATGATATGGGTAGAGCTAATCCTCGAAGGAGGCCTAAAGtgcatttattaaacacacataACCTGTCAGTCAGGTTCGATCACGAGTGGTGACTTACGCTGATCAGTGTCATTATGCATGTCCTCTAAAAgaggctttttgttgttgttgcttcttTTATTTAGTGCACATTTGTGGGGACGGTTAGGGTAGATCTGCAGCTGTCTGGACGGATGCGTCCAGGAGGAAGTTCTCAGACCATCCTGACACGCATGCGCATAGTTCACCGCTCGAGCAGGACCGTAGACGCCGCTGTGCGCTCGAGCCTGTTTTGAAAGGCAGAAAGCGCCccttctcttaaaaaaaaaaaaaaaaagaaaaaaaaaaaaaaaggaccaaaAGTTCCCTCTTTCAACAcgttttttaagaaaaaaaagattttgtatgTCAAAAAAACCCTCCCACAGTCTTTCTTTGTCTAATGTGAAGAGTGACTAAAAGGTTTGTAAAAGATTTCCGTCTTCATTGAGCAGCGATGTGTTGGCTACCACACAAAGGcagctagcctagcctagcttagcctagcctagccGTGCGTCCTGAGGAAACCTCGCGTCCTGGGCAGCTGAGGTGCGGGGGTTTGACTTCATACGTACCAGGTTCTTCCTTTCACTGGAAAGCAGATTTGTTAGGCCGCTTTAGTTGTCGTTTGGTCACTTGTTTGGGGCCGTGCGTGATGTGTAGGCCAGGCTAGCTGAGTAGCCGTGTAGCTAGCTGTGTTTCCACTCTTAAACTCTCCTCTTCAGAAACGTCCTGGTGAGGAGGGCAGCGAGTTAACGACAGCCCTTAtcgtttagtttttccttttgtttttatagcAAGTGGGGTTTGTTTACCGCGTAAACTGACATGGAGATGAGTGAATTTAGCAACGTTAGCCGTTAGATAACCTGCCATCCTGCATAAAAGTTAACTTGGCGTCAGCTGCGAGTCTCGGCCAACAGGACGGAGGTGATTTTGTTCAAGCCGCTGTACTCAACTCGCCGTAACCTGGCAGGACCTGCCGTGTCTCAAGCCTCACACGCTATGTCGCTAGTGTCATTCGATTAATACCCTAATTTGGTATACTATTGTGTCGTGGTATGACATGGACTAGATGTGAACGGAAATCTGGGAGTCGTACGTGGTTTGCTCGCCAGACGCACTTCCACAAAGCCCCAATCTTCAAGCCCCTTGCCTTTAAAGTTTGATTCTCCTTTCTGCTCTCGGCTTATttgtatgaaaacattttaactaCCGAATTTTAGCTGTAAAGTTTGTATTACATCAGTGCGTTGTGTTTAGATCTAAAACTGATTACTGTGTTAGGTGACCCATTAAGGCTGAGTTCAAACTGCAAGTAAAAACTGGACCAAATTATTTATTGAGACACATCAGATTTTGTTCCCCAGCAGCGTGACATAATAAGATTtgggctattttttttttcaaatcagttTATGCCACTTTTGCATGTTGTTTTCTGTATGTGATCCTAGATGCATTTCTAATCCATGACAATCTGACTGCAGTGAGAACTATCAGGTCAGAATTCATGTGGTTCTTTTACATCACGCTCTGCGACGCAGACACAGATCAGCGTTCACACCACTGCTGGCTTCTGTCCTGCACAGAAGAGCCAGCAGGATCTGCTAAGACAGCAGCAACGCCCTTTGCCCTTTTTTCGCCTTCTCTCACTAATCCTCAACAGCTGATGAAACGGCAGCTGACCTCTGCAACAAAATCTTTGTAATGAGCGCTTGTACCCATGTTTCAGACATTTCTGTGATGGACTATTTTACAAAATAGGGTGATGGGgttgctgctgtctgtgtgcatttgggtCATGCACatgatgttattgtttttgtaaatgcgCGCTTGTTCACGACAGGATTTTGTTCACGATGATTACTGAGAGGGGATTTTTCATTGCTTAACATGTCAAGCTTAAACAAGAGGACCAGAAACTAAATATCTTAGACAGTTTGGCCTATAACTTTGTTAGCTATGTGGATTTTCAGAAATTAATATTCATCATCATTCTGAGAACTGAATGTAGAAGTTTGTCCAAAAAATCTATTTTCCACAATTCTCTCCAAATAACTTTTTCATCAAGCTATTCCTTTAAGTAATAGCGTAGTTAAATGTGCACTTGATGAATTgtagttgggtttttttgctgttgtacttggtgtttgggtttttgtgtgttttgattttttttatttttcgtttttgttattttttttaaactggattTTTATAAAGTTACAGCTTGATTTCAGGCCAGTTCAGTGTACTTCTGTATCATGCAATCCAGCAAACTAATTACCCTTTTAGCTTTTGCTTTCTCCCACCTCAGTGTGTGGGAGTAAATATTTTAGGGCCTAGAAAAAAGAACACACTTTAACATGACTCACAACAGTTGTAGTTAGTCCTAAGTCAGAAGTGGAGTTTGAAGCACTCTTCCTCTAGAAATGGATGTTAtctatatatgtgtctgtgtttgttaatATTAAGATGCCGGGAGTTCATGTACTTTGGCCTAATGTAAGCCTGAGACACTccaataaatattttaagttaACATGCATTATATATCTTACCAGGGTTTAATCGCGCTGTATTGGCAGTGACGTCCCACGGAATCTGCAGACTGCCAAGCACTTGGTTCTGGAAGTCCTCAATGAGTTACCTCTTCTAAGTAGATTCAGTACACCAAATGTGAGTAAATGCAGAAAAGCGTTGTTTTTATATATCTAGTAATGTgttcattctttattttatttgtttatttgtctagGCCTGGCATCATGAGTCATTATTTATAAGTTAATTTCTTGCATTATAAGCATTGTTTAATGCAGCATAATTTTTTTACACTGATTTTGTGTATGCAGACTACTTGGTGTAGACATATCTCCATTCCTTAGAAATGTCTTGAGCTCTGAGAAAATGTCTTCTGTTAAGATTTTGGACTCTTGAAAATGAGATGTTACATCTCAAGGGGCTATCCTTGTAATAAATTCTGTAATCTACTGTATGAAAGTTTCTTACTTTAAATGATTTCTTCATTCATTATAATTGAtgatacaaaaaaacccagcaatACAAGTTGAAACAAATGTTTCAATTTACTGACAGTTGGTCAAGAAGCTGAGCAGTAAACCCATGTAATGACATCAATAGCCAGACCTCTAGAGCTCAGTGGCGTATATGGGTTACCTGCACCATCATTGGCATTAttgcaaataaaacaaggatagtgcctgtttttttaattagtgcCTCTATAAGCCTCCACATCACACTCTGCATTCTGGTATAAGATTATAATATATAACTGGTAAATAAACTACAAGCAGTGTGTCCAATGGCAGTGCCTTGTGTGGGAGAGGTCGGCAAAAGTGGACATATTGCCAAATTTCACTGTTGCACTCATTGGTACGCTAATCGATAATCAACCCTGTGGGTCAACTGTATAGTAGCACGGTGGAGGCTTGTGCCGTGGTGGTAGGTGACTGAACAGATGTGGAAGGCTCCCTGCATATCTGATGAGGCGTGCTTCAAGTAGATGATtattaatagaaaataaataatcattaagGTAACCACAAATGTATGATTACAGTTTTGATTCAGATGATCATGTCTAGTCAGTTGTAAATTAAGCAATATAGTGTTGTGAACACCTGGTGCACTTTTCAAAGGTGTAAGATCATTCTATTAATAGACGTGCTGGTTTTTATAGTCcttgcatttaaatgtttgcaCAGGGACATCTGTGGCAAAGCATAGTTCTTGGGGTTTAATAGTTTATGTAtattcttttcttgtttttaagtTGGTAATCATTAGACTTTTAGTTAAACATTGCTGTGAAGCAAAATCAACAGTAATTCTGTAGCTGCAGATTGCGGTGTACACAGAAATAACCAGATCTGTGTTGTGGCAACTAAAATCATTTTAGGTTGAAAGTAAGTGCTCAGTCTCTATTGCTTGGGGTTTTCAAGCAAGTACTGCTGAAAAATGCCAAAactattgatttatttgtaattccctccctctctctctctctctctccctccctccctgtttAGCAATGATGGGCTCTGAGGAGTCTGATATCAATATGCAGTGTTAGAGCTGTGTCTGATCGCTCTGTAGAGAcctgtgttttactgttgtGCTGTTAGGTATGGCATGAGCCGCCTGCTTTCTTCCACAGTCAAGGTAAGAGTTGAACACTTTTAATACCGCTTAATCACCAGCTGCTCACAGTAGCTTTGAGACACAAGACCTAGACTGATGTCTTATTATTTAATAGCCTGCCTAATATGTTTTTTAACTATAATAAACCAGttgcttttacttttaaaacatgaagGCAAAATTGatagttttatacattttcaccTTCTTATTGTCAGTTCCAGTAGAATGTGAGAGGCTGAAACACGTAACGGTTTAACCTGCATAGGTCAAGCATCATTAGGAAGGTCAGAGGGGCTAAAGCTGGCCATGTCACGGGTCCCAACACCCCCTCCGCCGGGGGAAATGACATCAGGACCTGTGGCAGAGAGCTGGTGTtacacacaggtgagagagcATTAAAGATCATTCCTGAGGGATGGCTTGGCTTTGTTTGTAGTATGCACAAATGGGCACAAAAGTCAAAATTGTAGCTTGTGTTAAGATTTCAATCTGTTCAAGTTTTAAGGGCTAACAGTTGCTTCTTTTGGTTATCTGACAGGTTAAAGTAGTAAAGTTCTCCTACATGTGGACAATAAACAACTTCAGTTTCTGTCGAGAGGAGATGGGCGAGGTTCTGAAGAGCTCTACCTTCTCCTCTGGTCCCAATGACAAGATGAAGTGGTGAGTTTAACTCTAAATTCACTCAAAGATACCTCATAACCTTAATACCTGTTTACAAAACGTGCCTCGTGACAGCTGGGCCAAGCCAGAGGAGATGTTATGACCTCCTCCTCAGTCCACATGCAACTTTTTTCCTCTGTAGGTGTTTAAGAGTGAATCCAAAGGGACTTGATGATGAGAGTAAAGATTATCTGTCCCTCTACTTACTGCTCGTCAACTGTCCAAAAAGTGAAGTACGAGCAAAGTTCAAGTTCTCCCTACTGAACGCCAAAAGAGAAGAAACTAAAGCCATGGGTGAGCgcttgcaaaaataaataactaaaataaaataatccaCTTAATTGACTATGCCTTGGAAAAAGTAGGGTAGTTACtgttagtttgtgttttgtccCTCCCTTACAGAAAGCCAAAGAGCCTATCGCTTTGTCCAGGGTAAGGACTGGGGCTTCAAAAAGTTCATTAGACGTGACTTCTTGCTTGATGAAGCAAATGGACTTTTACCAGATGACAAGCTTACTCTCTTTTGTGAGGTACTGTGTCTAAGTCAGACTCACCCAGCCATTTGATTATACACTTCTACATTACATCTGTGTGCACTGGTTACTTTAATGTAGTATAGCTGTACTACAGGGTCACGTTATAAGTGTACAGTGAGAGGCACTTTAGAGGTTGGTGAGAAGTATGACAACAGATAAACACTTCATGATTGGTCAGGTCCTGGGCACAGAACCACTGCTGACCAAATGTATTGATGTCGATATTCTGATCTCAGAATACCACCAAGTACACTGTAGGGCACCTTATGCCctataaaaaaatgttaacagtACAGCTATGGGCTGTTTCTAATATGTGGTATTTTGAATGAATGGCTGATCGTGTAGAACAGATTTTCTCTTAAACAGAGAAGATGGCATAGAACAGATCTGCTCTCTGTCAAGTTTGAATAAAGAGGTATCTCTCCTAAATCCTCAGTTGTACCAGTTCTACCTTAAAGCTTCAGTCAGGAGTTATGGCAGCTAGCTTTGCCAGTTTGGTTAAACAAATCTTTCTTGGTAAACTAATAGCTGGTGTCAGGATGTTTGTGGTACAGATCCTGCAATTCCCAGTTGGGCCTTTTGGAGGAATTATTGGAATTCCCCCCTGCCTGGTGCTCTGAATCCCTGCAGGTGAGCGTGGTGCAGGACTCTGTGAACATCTCGGGCCAGTCCAACATGAACATGCTGAAGGTACCTGAGTGTCAGCTGGCCGACGACTTGGGCAACCTGTGGGAGGGTTCCAGGTTCACCGACTGCAGCCTGTTTGTGGGAGGACAGGAGTTCAAAGCGCACAAGTCCATCCTGGCAGGTGTGGCTCTTGACCCTAGATGTCTGAGGGAGCACGCTGGGTTTGATGATGCTCTGGGActgtttgtgtctctttgcCCGTGGTAACAccttcatgtttgtgtttgtagcaAGGTCACCAGTATTCAACGCCATGTTTGAACACAAAATGGAAGAAAGTAAAAAGGTAGGGAAGGAAATGGTTTTGACGAGATGTTTTGTGTATAAAGTCACCGCGGGAGCACTTAtgttctgtacattttttttaatttttttttctgggttgacccccaccccaccccccatcacAATCACCAGAACCGCGTGGACATCAGTGACGTTGAACCGGATGTGTTCAGGGAAATGATGGTCTTCATCTATACAGGCAAAGCTCCTAACCTGGAGAAAATGGCCGATAACCTGTTAGCTGCAGCAGACAAGGTGAGACTAGAGGCAACACTGCACCAGCAGCGACTGTAAATGAATTAGCAGTTAGTGCACAGTCTTCTGTAGTAAATGAGTCTCGTCCCTTGATGAGTTTTCTGTCTTGCTTTGTGCAGTATGCTCTGGAGAGACTGAAGGTGATGTGTGAGGAGGCTTTGTGTAACAGCCTGTCTGTGGAGAATGTGGCTGATATTCTCATTCTAGCAGACCTTCATAGCGCAGAACAACTCAAAGCACAAGCCATAGATTTCATTAACAGGCAAGCATGAAGATTCCATGTCTCTCCTCCTCATTTTCTCACATTAATACacttgcacgcgcacacatacagattTTAACACActcgtgcgcgcgcacacagaaaTTAACATGTGGTAAAGAACAAGGTGCAAATGCATGCAGATGGATTTCACTCGGTGAAGGAAGGTGACTGACCCCTGATGCATGAACTTGTTCTGTGCACCTGCTGTATATAGCAGAGAAACGCTACAAACACTGTGCTTGTTTCCTCCTCAGATGCAGTGTTTTCAGACAGTTGGGCTGTAAAGATGGGAAAAACTGGAATAGCAAGTACGTATGCCAGTGTTCTACTGCCTCTCTACAGGTCAGAAAACATTCAGTAGAATACTCTCTAGTCACTTGCTCCATTGCTCTTATTGCCCCTAGTCATGCAGCAGACATTATGGAGACAGCTGGCTGGAAGGCTATGATCCAGTCCCATCCTCACCTAGTGGCTGAGGCCTTCCGTGCCCTCGCCTCAGCACAGTGTCCTCCGTTCGGCCTGCCCAGAAAACGGCTAAAGCAGTCCTGACCTCCGCCCTTACGGACTTCATAAAGACACGCCGCCTGTGGAGGCGCCCACCCCACTCTGTCCACCCTCCCTTCATATCCTCTGCCCTGCTCCTGCTTCCTCTCCAGAGCGCCGTTGGAAGACGGCACTGGCCTACAGTGCCCTTTGCTCACTGCAGAGGAAGAAGGAACCGCCTTCAAAATGGCTGCCTCCCAGCCAGCTTCACTCTGGGCTCCCGGAGCTCTGCTCAGCGACGTGTCAAATGAGAAATGGCCTTAAAGGACATCCGTGgccccctccccctgctgtgGTGTCTCTCCGCGCGACCGTGTGCCTGTTGCGCCTCTACCCAGGCCGGCCCAGATTGCACTAACTCTCCCGGAACGCAGTAGTTTTAAGGTGATGTTTAGGACCCTGTCTGTTAAGTGTTTTCAACAGGGGAACATTAGCTGAAAAAGCAAGATGTTGAGCCCTATCTGTgatttgacatttcaaaaaaattttaaaaaagtgtgaaagaaaaggaaaagtgtGAACACATCCACATGTCAAGTGCAAAATCATTTCCACattgacactttttaaaatggtggTGTTGCCCATGTTGTTGGCAAAAATGTTTCCTAGTAATGTCTAACATCATTAAATATGGGCATATGTATTAACTGAGATTCTGTATTAGAATACTTGGTCAAATGTGATGCATTCTTTCTGAGTATAAATATGAGTATTACAtgaaaaacagaactgaaaatgtTGATATTTTGCACCTACTTAACTATTGGGTAAATATGAAGATTTGTTTACCATAttgtttacaaaacatttttccttttcacacAGACTTATTTTTGATTTTAGTTGTAAGGAGTTTATTTTCAATTATTAGCAGCTTTGCTTACTCTACTCAAATGGcagatttttttgtgtttggaaaCTGTATTGTGGATGAGAAGTACTTTTGGTTTATTgctttgaaattaaaatggaaaaagcaCCGGTTTTGCCTGTTTCTCAAAAACACTAAGAAGTTACATTTACTAAAGTCTAAAATAGCATTTAGTCCGTTTTTAATATAGTCATCACAGCAGCTTAAAGACAAAGAATGTTAGAAATACAATGTGTTAAACTAGTGAAAGTGTCGTTGCAAAAATGTGAATCATAACGGTGAATCTGGAGCATTTGATACTTGATCCCAAGCAAGTTCTGTTTAGGTATATTTAAGGGTGGCTTTCTGTTCTAAACCTTCAGAACTCACTTAAGATCTGATTGAAGAGGCAAAAGCCCAAACCCTGAGCAACTATCTGTGTTTGAAGTGCTCATTATGAATCAGTGCTTCACTGTGATCCAGCtgtgcaatacacacacagccgtATGTAACACAGGACCAGTTAGACATGCAGCATATTTGGTGCTAATGCAATTATATCAACATGAAAACAGACTAAATGAATTCTTCTGTTGCCTGTATCGAAGCTCCACACTCCCTGTAGTCCTGGGACATAACCACTGTATGCTGGAGCTTTGGAACTGTGGTGTGCAGCTGAATGTGCAGGACTTAACGGCATTCTACACATAACAGGCAGCGCAAAGCTACAGCTTAGTGCACATTTAATTCTTGTAGAtgttataacaacaacaaaatgcagGAAGTGCCAGTGTACATCATGAAGCTCAGCAGACTGGACCATTACAGTAAGTGGAAATAATGCCTTGGTATCAGTTTCATATCTGGTACTTCAGATATACTGTTCATGCCTATTTTCCATGTCATCTTGTAGGGGAGTCATGACCATATTAGCAGCTGAAAGTCTTTGCATTTCCGCAGTCCTGCCAcaatttttatttcaatttgaACTATCTTAACTTCAAGTCTAATCAAGCAGAACTGTGTGAAATGTCAGTGAGCGCAGTTACTGCTTAGGTGGTTTTGCCAtcttgtggggttttttttgttttttgttttttttgttgctgtttttttactttaatgatCAAAACGAACGGTACAGAATAATTCTAGG from the Electrophorus electricus isolate fEleEle1 chromosome 26, fEleEle1.pri, whole genome shotgun sequence genome contains:
- the spoplb gene encoding speckle-type POZ protein-like B, with translation MSRVPTPPPPGEMTSGPVAESWCYTQVKVVKFSYMWTINNFSFCREEMGEVLKSSTFSSGPNDKMKWCLRVNPKGLDDESKDYLSLYLLLVNCPKSEVRAKFKFSLLNAKREETKAMESQRAYRFVQGKDWGFKKFIRRDFLLDEANGLLPDDKLTLFCEVSVVQDSVNISGQSNMNMLKVPECQLADDLGNLWEGSRFTDCSLFVGGQEFKAHKSILAARSPVFNAMFEHKMEESKKNRVDISDVEPDVFREMMVFIYTGKAPNLEKMADNLLAAADKYALERLKVMCEEALCNSLSVENVADILILADLHSAEQLKAQAIDFINRCSVFRQLGCKDGKNWNSNHAADIMETAGWKAMIQSHPHLVAEAFRALASAQCPPFGLPRKRLKQS